In the Mya arenaria isolate MELC-2E11 chromosome 11, ASM2691426v1 genome, one interval contains:
- the LOC128208601 gene encoding prestalk protein-like: MRKPCDQDNWTTRKPCDQDNWTTRKPCDQDNWTTRKPCDQENGTIRKPCDQDNWTTRKPCDEENGTTRSPCNQDNWTTRKPCDQENGTTRKPCDQDNWTTRKPCDQDNWTTRKPCDQENGTIRKPCDQDNWTTRKPCDEENGTTRTPCDQDNWTTRKPCDQENGTIRKPCDQDNWTTRKPCDQENGIIRKPCDQDNWTTRKPCDQENGTIRKPCDQDNWTTRKPCDQDNWTTRKPCDQDNWTTRKPCDQEIGQHANHENGTIRKPCGQDNWTTRKPCDQDNWTTRKPCDQDNWTTRKPCDQDNWTTRKPCDQDNGTTGKPCDQDNGTTDNPCDQDNGTTRKPCDQDNGTARKTYDQEN; the protein is encoded by the exons ATGCGCAAACCATGTGACCAGGATAATTGGACAACGCGCAAACCATGTGACCAGGATAATTGGACAACACGCAAACCATGTGACCAGGATAATTGGACAACGCGCAAACCATGTGACCAGGAGAATGGGACAATACGCAAACCATGTGACCAGGATAATTGGACAACCCGCAAACCATGTGACGAGGAGAATGGGACAACACGTTCACCATGTAACCAGGATAATTGGACAACGCGCAAACCATGTGACCAGGagaatgggacaacacgcaaaCCATGTGACCAGGATAATTGGACAACACGCAAACCATGTGACCAGGATAATTGGACAACGCGCAAACCATGTGACCAGGAGAATGGGACAATACGCAAACCATGTGACCAGGATAATTGGACAACGCGCAAACCATGTGACGAGGagaatgggacaacacgcacaccATGTGACCAGGATAATTGGACAACGCGCAAACCATGTGACCAGGAGAATGGGACAATACGCAAACCATGTGACCAGGATAATTGGACAACGCGCAAACCATGTGACCAGGAGAATGGGATAATACGCAAACCATGTGACCAGGATAATTGGACAACGCGCAAACCATGTGACCAGGAGAATGGGACAATACGCAAACCATGTGACCAGGATAATTGGACAACGCGCAAACCATGTGACCAGGATAATTGGACAACACGCAAACCATGTGACCAGGATAATTGGACAACGCGCAAACCATGTGACCAGGAGATTGGACAACACGCAAACCAT GAGAATGGGACAATACGCAAACCATGTGGCCAGGATAATTGGACAACGCGCAAACCATGTGACCAGGATAATTGGACAACACGCAAACCATGTGACCAGGATAATTGGACAACGCGCAAACCATGTGACCAGGATAATTGGACAACACGCAAACCATGTGACCAGGATAACGGGACAACAGGTAAACCTTGTGACCAGGATAACGGGACAACAGATAACCCTTGTGACcaggataatgggacaacacgcaaaCCATGTGACCAGGATAATGGGACAGCGCGCAAAACATACGACCAGGAGAATTAG
- the LOC128208602 gene encoding prestalk protein-like has translation MGQYANHVTRIMEPCAQENGTIRKPCDQENGTMRKPCDQDNWTTRKPCDQDNWTTRKPCDQDNWTTRKPCDQENGTIRKPCDQDNWTTRKPCDEENGTTRTPCNQDNWTTRKPCDQENGTTRKPCDQDNWTTRKPCDQDNWTTRKPCDQENGTIRKPCDQDNWTTRKPCDEENGTTRTPCDQDNCTTRKPCDQENGTIRKPCDQDNWTTCKPCDQENGIIRKPCDQDNWTTRKPCDQENGTIRKPCDQDNWTTRNHVNGTTRTPCDPDNGTTRTTCDQDNGTTRTPCDQDNGTKSNHMTRIMGQHAQHVTRIMGQYAHHVTRIMGQYANHVTRIMEPCAQENGTIRKPCDQENGTMRKPCDQDNWTTRKPCDQDNWTTRKPCDQDNWTTRKPCDQENGTIRKPCDQDNWTTRKPCDEENGTTRTPCNQDNWTTRKPCDQENGTTRKPCDQDNWTTRKPCDQDNGTTRKPCDQENGTIRKPCDQDNWTTRKPCDEENGTTRTPCDQDNCTTRKPCYQENGTIRKPCDQDNWTTRKPCDQEKGIIRKPCDQDNWTTRKPCDQENGTIRKPCDQDNWTTRNHDNGTTRTPCDQDNGTTRTPYDQDNGTTRTTCDQDNGTIRTPCNQDNGTIRKPCGQDNGTMCPGEWDNTQTM, from the exons ATGGGACAATACGCAAACCATGTGACCAGGATAATGGAACCATGTGCCCAGGAGAATGGGACAATACGCAAACCATGTGACCAGGAGAATGGGACAATGCGCAAACCATGTGACCAGGATAATTGGACAACGCGCAAACCATGTGACCAGGATAATTGGACAACACGCAAACCATGTGACCAGGATAATTGGACAACGCGCAAACCATGTGACCAGGAGAATGGGACAATACGCAAACCATGTGACCAGGATAATTGGACAACCCGCAAACCATGTGACGAGGagaatgggacaacacgcacaccATGTAACCAGGATAATTGGACAACGCGCAAACCATGTGACCAGGagaatgggacaacacgcaaaCCATGTGACCAGGATAATTGGACAACACGCAAACCATGTGACCAGGATAATTGGACAACGCGCAAACCATGTGACCAGGAGAATGGGACAATACGCAAACCATGTGACCAGGATAATTGGACAACGCGCAAACCATGTGACGAGGagaatgggacaacacgcacaccATGTGACCAGGATAATTGTACAACGCGCAAACCATGTGACCAGGAGAATGGGACAATACGCAAACCATGTGACCAGGATAATTGGACAACGTGCAAACCATGTGACCAGGAGAATGGGATAATACGCAAACCATGTGACCAGGATAATTGGACAACGCGCAAACCATGTGACCAGGAGAATGGGACAATACGCAAACCATGTGACCAGGATAATTGGACAACGCGCAAccat gttaatgggacaacacgcacaccATGTGACCCGGATAATGGGACCACACGCACAACATGTGACcaggataatgggacaacacgcacaccATGTGACCAGGATAATGGGACAAAAAGCAACCATATGACcaggataatgggacaacacgcacaacatGTGACCAGGATAATGGGACAATACGCACACCATGTAACCAGGATAATGGGACAATACGCAAACCATGTGACCAGGATAATGGAACCATGTGCCCAGGAGAATGGGACAATACGCAAACCATGTGACCAGGAGAATGGGACAATGCGCAAACCATGTGACCAGGATAATTGGACAACGCGCAAACCATGTGACCAGGATAATTGGACAACACGCAAACCATGTGACCAGGATAATTGGACAACGCGCAAACCATGTGACCAGGAGAATGGGACAATACGCAAACCATGTGACCAGGATAATTGGACAACCCGCAAACCATGTGACGAGGagaatgggacaacacgcacaccATGTAACCAGGATAATTGGACAACGCGCAAACCATGTGACCAGGagaatgggacaacacgcaaaCCATGTGACCAGGATAATTGGACAACACGCAAACCATGTGACCAGGATAATGGGACAACGCGCAAACCATGTGACCAGGAGAATGGGACAATACGCAAACCATGTGACCAGGATAATTGGACAACGCGCAAACCATGTGACGAGGagaatgggacaacacgcacaccATGTGACCAGGATAATTGTACAACGCGCAAACCATGTTACCAGGAGAATGGGACAATACGCAAACCATGTGACCAGGATAATTGGACAACGCGCAAACCATGTGACCAGGAGAAAGGGATAATACGCAAACCATGTGACCAGGATAATTGGACAACGCGCAAACCATGTGACCAGGAGAATGGGACAATACGCAAACCATGTGACCAGGATAATTGGACAACGCGCAAccat gataatgggacaacacgcacaccATGTGACcaggataatgggacaacacgcacaccATATGACcaggataatgggacaacacgcacaacatGTGACCAGGATAATGGGACAATACGCACACCATGTAACCAGGATAATGGGACAATACGCAAACCATGTGGCCAGGATAATGGAACCATGTGCCCAGGAGAATGGGACAATACGCAAACCATGTGA